A genomic segment from Tuwongella immobilis encodes:
- a CDS encoding winged helix-turn-helix transcriptional regulator, which translates to MTENHPTLGVLDDHCPLRMMFDLVGDRWTSIVLFVIGSEVKRYSDLHRQIPGVSKKMLTQTLRNLQRNGLVVRKVYPVVPPKTEYRLTPLGVSILDPIQRLADWAVAHQSELRGIYTGKPSVPDGISAADDLVGESMSSTRNPTSVMES; encoded by the coding sequence ATGACGGAGAACCACCCAACCTTGGGGGTTTTGGACGACCATTGCCCGCTACGGATGATGTTTGATTTGGTGGGCGATCGCTGGACGTCGATTGTCTTGTTTGTGATCGGGTCGGAGGTGAAGCGCTACAGCGATTTGCATCGCCAGATTCCGGGGGTGAGCAAAAAAATGCTCACGCAAACGCTGCGCAATCTCCAACGCAATGGGCTGGTGGTCCGAAAAGTCTATCCCGTGGTGCCGCCAAAGACGGAGTACCGACTGACACCGCTGGGGGTCAGTATTCTGGACCCGATTCAACGGCTGGCCGATTGGGCGGTTGCTCACCAATCCGAACTTCGGGGAATTTACACCGGGAAACCATCGGTGCCGGATGGCATCTCCGCCGCGGATGATTTGGTAGGCGAGTCGATGTCGTCGACTCGGAATCCGACTTCGGTGATGGAATCGTGA